The following proteins are co-located in the Synechococcus sp. PROS-U-1 genome:
- a CDS encoding GTP 3',8-cyclase MoaA, translating into MSTTLPLADRFNRPIGVLRLSLTARCNLACPYCCPDVEEPPGLLTLEQQIRVIRVASRLGAQTLRLTGGEPLLSRRLLPLLEAVTQARRDRWDPMAGLQTVALTSNGVLLSEPMACALRAAGLDRITISLDAAEGDAAARMAGLQGGAVAGDRLVGQVQDGIAAARAAGFDPSCGELKLNAVIQRGINDDQLLPLAGLARQQGIELRLIEYMDVGNRNQWSLDQVLPAAQMVERIHTRWPLEPLGRPRGGTACRWSYGDGAGSIGVIASISEPFCGDCNRLRVTADGQAFTCLFSADGTDLKPALVSESRLEQAMRDLWQRRQDRYSEERDPAAAASTHAEMAYLGG; encoded by the coding sequence ATGAGCACCACGCTGCCGCTCGCAGATCGCTTCAACCGGCCCATCGGGGTGCTGCGGCTGTCGCTGACGGCGCGCTGCAATCTCGCCTGTCCGTACTGCTGTCCGGATGTGGAGGAGCCCCCGGGCCTGCTCACGCTTGAGCAGCAGATACGCGTTATTCGCGTGGCCTCGCGCCTCGGGGCACAAACCCTGCGTCTTACGGGTGGAGAGCCGTTGTTGAGCCGGCGCTTGTTGCCTTTGTTGGAGGCGGTGACGCAGGCCCGGCGGGATCGTTGGGATCCGATGGCCGGTCTTCAGACTGTGGCGCTGACCAGTAACGGGGTGCTGCTGTCGGAACCGATGGCTTGCGCGTTGCGTGCCGCAGGGCTGGATCGCATCACCATCAGCCTGGATGCAGCGGAAGGGGATGCAGCGGCGCGCATGGCTGGTCTCCAGGGTGGCGCCGTGGCTGGGGACCGCCTGGTGGGCCAGGTGCAGGACGGTATCGCGGCGGCCCGCGCCGCTGGTTTTGATCCCTCATGCGGTGAGCTCAAGCTCAATGCCGTGATCCAACGGGGGATCAATGACGATCAGCTGTTGCCCTTGGCCGGCTTGGCGCGGCAGCAGGGGATCGAGCTGCGTTTGATCGAATACATGGATGTGGGCAACCGCAACCAGTGGTCGCTGGACCAGGTGCTGCCGGCGGCGCAGATGGTGGAGCGCATTCACACCCGTTGGCCCCTTGAGCCTCTGGGTCGCCCGAGGGGTGGGACGGCCTGCCGTTGGAGCTATGGCGATGGAGCTGGATCCATCGGTGTGATCGCCTCCATCAGTGAGCCATTCTGTGGGGATTGCAACCGGTTGCGTGTCACCGCCGATGGACAGGCGTTCACCTGTTTGTTCTCGGCTGATGGCACGGATCTCAAGCCCGCGCTCGTCTCGGAGTCTCGCCTCGAGCAGGCCATGCGCGATCTCTGGCAGCGGCGCCAAGACCGCTACAGCGAGGAGCGTGATCCAGCCGCCGCTGCGTCAACCCATGCCGAGATGGCGTATCTGGGGGGCTGA
- a CDS encoding sodium:solute symporter family protein — MSADSVPFLQPGIAWALVVLFSVLWVALGIAWGRRGQGNADDYMLAGRNIGLALSTATLMASWVTGNTTLLAPEFGYKTGLWGMFSYALAGLGLILFAPLASRIKQLMPNGRTSGDFIRLRYGRLAWWVFMVITAIYTLGFLMTQAMGAGLLLQALSGFNYHVGMVVVIGVATLYTLFGGMRAVIGTDFIQSLLIMVLLAVVAVLAFRQFPMPEVHASLLARHPDRLDLLLPAGLLIAWNSALFSMGEVFHNNIWWSRVFASRRSVVMTSFVLGGVAWMSVPMVTGSIGLVALARELPLEQVNMVFPVMAADLLGAGGAALVFVVVFASLTSTLDSLLASTADLLAEDVYFRLLRPQASDLQLKQAARLMVVGLAVVTLALSWPRLDSLASVLFFTGALVASTVWPVACGLYWRTANRTAAIAAMLAGSVVGLLAYVLIAPYCAAVFSAAVSAVVMLIGSRTWPERFDFTLLQEEG; from the coding sequence ATGTCCGCTGACTCGGTTCCCTTCCTCCAGCCCGGGATCGCCTGGGCGCTGGTGGTGTTGTTCTCCGTTCTCTGGGTTGCCCTCGGGATTGCTTGGGGTCGGCGCGGTCAAGGCAATGCCGATGACTACATGCTGGCGGGGCGCAACATCGGGCTGGCCCTGAGCACCGCCACGTTGATGGCCTCCTGGGTCACCGGCAACACCACGTTGCTTGCCCCTGAATTCGGCTACAAGACCGGGCTTTGGGGCATGTTCAGCTATGCCCTGGCAGGGCTTGGACTGATCCTGTTTGCCCCCCTGGCTTCGCGGATCAAGCAGCTGATGCCCAACGGGCGCACCAGCGGCGATTTCATTCGGTTGCGTTACGGGCGCCTGGCGTGGTGGGTGTTCATGGTGATCACCGCTATTTACACCCTGGGTTTTCTGATGACCCAGGCGATGGGTGCCGGACTGCTGCTGCAGGCCCTTTCAGGCTTCAATTACCACGTGGGGATGGTGGTGGTGATTGGTGTCGCCACGCTTTACACCCTGTTCGGCGGGATGCGGGCCGTGATCGGCACCGATTTCATCCAGTCGCTTTTGATCATGGTGCTGCTGGCGGTGGTGGCGGTGCTCGCCTTCCGGCAATTCCCGATGCCCGAGGTGCATGCCTCGTTGCTCGCCCGGCATCCCGATCGGCTCGATCTGCTGTTGCCTGCCGGTTTGTTGATCGCGTGGAATTCCGCCCTGTTCTCGATGGGCGAGGTGTTTCACAACAACATCTGGTGGTCTCGGGTTTTCGCAAGCCGTCGCTCGGTGGTGATGACGTCATTTGTGTTGGGGGGGGTCGCCTGGATGAGCGTGCCGATGGTGACGGGCTCCATCGGCCTGGTGGCCTTGGCGCGTGAGTTGCCTCTCGAGCAAGTGAACATGGTGTTTCCAGTGATGGCGGCTGATCTGCTTGGAGCCGGCGGCGCTGCTCTGGTGTTTGTGGTGGTGTTTGCGTCGCTCACCTCCACCCTGGATTCGCTGTTGGCATCCACCGCCGATCTTCTGGCGGAGGATGTGTACTTCCGCCTGTTGCGGCCCCAAGCCAGTGACCTGCAGCTGAAGCAGGCTGCGCGGCTGATGGTGGTGGGGTTGGCGGTCGTCACGCTGGCGCTGTCCTGGCCGCGGCTGGATTCTTTGGCGTCGGTGCTGTTCTTCACCGGTGCCCTGGTGGCCTCCACGGTCTGGCCTGTGGCCTGCGGCCTGTACTGGCGCACGGCCAATCGCACGGCTGCCATTGCGGCCATGCTCGCCGGCAGCGTTGTTGGCCTGCTCGCTTATGTGCTGATAGCGCCTTACTGCGCCGCTGTGTTTTCGGCGGCCGTGTCAGCAGTCGTGATGCTGATCGGCAGTCGCACGTGGCCGGAACGGTTTGACTTCACTTTGTTGCAGGAGGAGGGATGA
- a CDS encoding molybdenum cofactor guanylyltransferase, whose product MGDVNQGLRVCLLSGGDSRRMGRDKALLPHPSGGVWLTALVDQLLPLGYPVQVLSRHREHAEVLGLRPGCSVLLEPPPWNGPLQALAKVLPPLPGEALLVLPVDMPRLRTAVFHQLIAAWNRAPEHAAVAHDGQRLQPLLAVIPSTSPFRSCLDQQLQRGELRWMDWLTRVPYRSVPLPAEALLNANCSADLSALEG is encoded by the coding sequence ATCGGCGATGTGAATCAAGGCTTGCGGGTTTGTTTGCTCAGTGGCGGAGACAGTCGTCGCATGGGGCGTGACAAGGCGTTGTTGCCGCATCCATCGGGTGGTGTCTGGCTCACCGCATTGGTCGATCAGCTGCTTCCTCTGGGGTATCCGGTGCAAGTGTTGAGTCGCCATCGCGAGCATGCAGAGGTGCTGGGGCTCCGACCCGGGTGTTCCGTTCTGTTGGAGCCCCCTCCCTGGAATGGCCCTCTGCAGGCGCTTGCCAAGGTTCTGCCCCCGCTACCCGGGGAGGCGTTGCTGGTTCTCCCGGTGGACATGCCGCGCTTGCGGACGGCCGTTTTTCATCAGCTCATTGCGGCTTGGAACCGTGCTCCTGAGCATGCGGCGGTGGCCCATGACGGGCAACGGCTGCAGCCGTTGCTGGCGGTGATTCCTTCGACGTCTCCATTCCGCTCCTGTCTTGATCAGCAACTGCAACGTGGAGAGTTGCGCTGGATGGACTGGTTGACCCGTGTTCCCTATCGATCGGTCCCTCTGCCTGCAGAGGCTCTGCTGAATGCCAACTGTTCTGCAGATCTGTCAGCGTTGGAAGGATGA
- the asnB gene encoding asparagine synthase (glutamine-hydrolyzing), which yields MCGIGGVFNADCRQTVDRQLLVNMAAIQAHRGPDGFGVEVLDQAGVGFCHARLSIIDLNESRGRQPFLTDDGEVLMAHNGEFYDFQRIRADLTAQGVRFSSKSDSEILLRLYQRQGLEATLPLLRGEFAFALFDRVEDCLYLVRDRFGIKPQYWVMTPEGLVFGSELKVLFAHPAVERRFTSEGLFHQLMQTMVPGTTAFAGVHQVQPGHVLKVQRANGRLEVSESTYWDVDFPRQDQRDRRLTEADHIAAVRAALLEAVELRMVADVPVGCYLSGGIDSCSILGLASAVSQAPVKAFTIGFDDARYDESPIAQEMAEATGAEQDLMRLSGQELYGHMERTIWHAERTIYNTLAVAKFLMSRHVNDVDYKVVMTGEGSDELFGGYPAFRRDMFLHGLDDLPQEERDTWESLLQQSNALVQGAMLAENQVDDPDLDAVVGFTPSCLQPWLACAPLVPELLAESHAAALQDYSPGKAIAAQLDADQLDGRHALDKAQYVWIKTMLEGQILTWGGDRVDMANSMEARPAFLDHHLAAVAVQVPPELRIKGKTEKYVLREAMAGLLPEVLYRREKFAFMAPPAHTEPEKWAQMKQLADDYLSDEAIDAAGLLSKAGVRALFSRHEDPATTDAERVQMDAVINHLLGVQMLHRMFVAEDVPALARREADRLGWRVLMPV from the coding sequence ATGTGCGGAATCGGAGGTGTTTTCAATGCTGACTGTCGTCAGACGGTGGACCGCCAGCTGCTGGTCAACATGGCGGCGATCCAGGCCCATCGCGGGCCCGACGGCTTCGGCGTCGAGGTGCTTGATCAGGCTGGTGTTGGTTTCTGCCATGCCCGCCTCTCGATCATCGATCTGAACGAGTCACGTGGCCGTCAGCCCTTTCTCACCGATGACGGTGAGGTGCTGATGGCGCACAACGGCGAGTTCTACGACTTTCAGCGCATCAGGGCGGACCTCACCGCCCAAGGGGTGCGATTTAGCAGCAAGAGCGATTCCGAGATCCTGCTCCGGCTCTACCAGCGCCAGGGATTGGAGGCGACTCTGCCCTTGTTGCGCGGGGAATTTGCCTTCGCATTGTTTGATCGTGTGGAGGATTGCCTCTACCTGGTGCGGGATCGCTTCGGCATCAAACCGCAGTACTGGGTGATGACGCCTGAGGGTCTGGTGTTTGGTTCCGAGTTGAAGGTGCTGTTCGCGCATCCGGCGGTGGAGCGGCGCTTTACCTCAGAAGGTCTGTTCCACCAGTTGATGCAGACCATGGTTCCTGGCACCACGGCTTTTGCTGGGGTGCACCAGGTGCAGCCTGGCCATGTGCTGAAGGTGCAACGTGCGAACGGGCGGCTGGAGGTGTCGGAGTCGACCTACTGGGATGTCGACTTTCCGCGTCAGGATCAGCGCGATCGCCGCCTCACGGAGGCCGACCACATCGCTGCAGTTCGTGCGGCTTTGCTGGAGGCCGTCGAGCTGCGCATGGTGGCCGACGTGCCTGTGGGCTGTTATCTGTCCGGTGGCATCGACAGTTGTTCGATTCTCGGTTTGGCGTCAGCTGTCAGCCAGGCACCGGTGAAGGCGTTCACGATCGGATTCGATGACGCCCGTTACGACGAGTCGCCGATTGCCCAGGAGATGGCTGAGGCCACGGGGGCTGAGCAGGATCTGATGCGTCTGTCGGGCCAAGAGCTTTATGGCCATATGGAGCGCACCATCTGGCATGCGGAGCGAACGATCTACAACACGTTGGCGGTGGCGAAGTTCTTGATGAGTCGCCATGTCAACGATGTTGACTACAAGGTCGTGATGACCGGTGAAGGGTCAGATGAGTTGTTCGGCGGTTATCCCGCCTTTCGCCGCGACATGTTCCTGCACGGTCTGGATGACCTGCCTCAGGAGGAGCGCGATACCTGGGAAAGCCTGCTTCAGCAGTCGAATGCCCTGGTGCAGGGAGCGATGTTGGCTGAAAACCAGGTCGACGATCCAGACCTGGATGCGGTGGTTGGCTTCACCCCCAGTTGCCTGCAGCCGTGGCTGGCCTGCGCGCCCTTGGTGCCGGAGCTTCTGGCGGAGTCTCATGCTGCAGCTCTGCAGGATTACTCCCCGGGTAAAGCGATTGCGGCGCAATTGGATGCGGATCAACTGGACGGGCGCCATGCCCTCGACAAGGCGCAGTACGTCTGGATCAAAACCATGTTGGAGGGCCAGATTTTGACCTGGGGTGGTGATCGGGTCGACATGGCCAATTCCATGGAGGCGCGACCGGCATTTTTGGATCACCATCTGGCCGCTGTTGCCGTGCAAGTGCCTCCCGAACTGCGTATTAAGGGCAAAACCGAGAAATACGTGCTGCGGGAAGCCATGGCGGGTTTGTTGCCCGAGGTGTTGTATCGGCGAGAGAAGTTCGCCTTCATGGCGCCGCCTGCCCACACGGAGCCCGAGAAGTGGGCGCAGATGAAGCAACTCGCTGATGACTACCTCAGTGATGAGGCGATTGATGCCGCTGGTTTATTGAGCAAAGCCGGCGTACGCGCCTTGTTTTCGCGTCATGAGGACCCAGCCACCACCGATGCGGAGCGTGTGCAGATGGATGCCGTGATCAATCATCTGCTGGGTGTGCAAATGCTGCACCGGATGTTTGTGGCTGAAGACGTGCCCGCCCTGGCCCGTCGGGAGGCCGACCGCCTTGGATGGCGGGTGCTGATGCCCGTTTGA
- a CDS encoding aspartate carbamoyltransferase: MAQANSAVVDATSVQIRFQPMGPDVYGQNQPQELLAAIAEDGEPLLDLVNQHVVSIQPFRPEALLQVFRLAAKFESNPDRYCRHNTPLTGKILINAFYEPSTRTRLSFDSAWHRLGGSSINITDRATTGIAKGESLEDVAHMFNNYGDCVVLRDSDPGAVYAMTSTLRIPIINAGNGIDEHPTQAMADLYTIFKWRPKLAEVEVAAADRIRIGIVGIPSRMRTVRSLLRILAKFPQTVDEVVVIHAPGLDSDLQLFDPGQLEELEACGMKVRCSTDLQAEVPDLDVIYINAIAWIGDTYEVHGGGFRLTRDMPFKPEAIVLHPLARGAELSTCLDDTPHNWYFSQARGAVFLRMALLTCMVNRAERVMDVV, from the coding sequence ATGGCACAGGCCAATTCAGCAGTTGTGGACGCCACGTCGGTACAGATTCGGTTTCAGCCGATGGGTCCCGATGTCTATGGCCAGAACCAACCCCAGGAGCTGCTGGCTGCGATTGCCGAGGACGGAGAGCCGTTGCTGGATCTGGTGAATCAGCATGTGGTGTCGATCCAACCGTTTCGACCCGAGGCCTTGTTGCAGGTGTTTCGGCTGGCGGCGAAGTTCGAGAGCAATCCAGATCGGTATTGCCGTCACAACACGCCCCTGACCGGCAAGATTCTGATCAACGCGTTTTACGAGCCGAGCACCCGCACCCGCCTGTCTTTTGACAGCGCTTGGCATCGTCTTGGTGGCAGCTCGATCAACATCACCGACAGGGCAACCACGGGGATTGCCAAAGGCGAGTCTCTGGAAGATGTCGCCCACATGTTCAACAACTACGGCGATTGCGTGGTGCTACGGGACAGCGATCCCGGTGCTGTTTATGCGATGACGTCAACCCTGCGGATTCCCATCATCAATGCAGGCAATGGCATTGATGAACATCCGACTCAGGCGATGGCGGATCTGTACACGATCTTCAAGTGGCGTCCCAAGCTCGCTGAAGTTGAGGTGGCTGCGGCTGATCGGATTCGCATCGGAATCGTCGGGATTCCATCCCGGATGCGAACGGTTCGCTCACTGCTGAGGATCCTGGCCAAATTCCCGCAGACCGTGGATGAGGTGGTGGTGATCCATGCTCCCGGGCTCGATTCGGATCTGCAGCTGTTTGACCCAGGGCAGTTGGAGGAGCTCGAAGCTTGTGGAATGAAGGTGCGCTGCAGCACCGATCTTCAGGCTGAAGTGCCCGATTTGGATGTCATTTATATCAACGCCATCGCCTGGATTGGCGATACCTATGAAGTGCACGGTGGCGGATTTCGCCTCACCCGCGATATGCCGTTCAAGCCTGAAGCGATCGTGCTCCACCCCTTGGCACGGGGAGCGGAACTGAGCACCTGCCTGGATGACACACCCCACAACTGGTACTTCAGCCAGGCCAGGGGAGCTGTGTTCCTGCGGATGGCACTTCTCACCTGCATGGTGAACCGGGCCGAACGCGTCATGGATGTCGTCTGA
- a CDS encoding transglutaminase family protein — protein sequence MRALIVHRLTYRYDAPVNLGEHRLCLRPRGQGFQTLLDHHLYVLPEPEQRRELVAASGDEIQRLRFLGSTDELIFEARSLVETRSAPPLQSCFNGLEPPLPYPQGQLNGDLQGALKGWLPNGQHEPAAIDLTQEALMGSNQQTLAFLKQLIELIQERVKYTQRHMGPAWPAGRTLRERIGSCRDLAMLMVACCRVVGLPARFVSGYQLQQPPPEEYDLHAWAEVYLPGAGWRGFDPSAGTEVNDRYVVLATSSKPELTAAVSGSFSGPPGTSSELNWQIQINEEASEPENSQRKLVQAA from the coding sequence ATGCGCGCTCTCATCGTTCACCGCCTGACGTATCGGTATGACGCCCCGGTGAATCTGGGGGAGCATCGCCTCTGTCTGCGGCCCCGGGGGCAGGGGTTCCAGACCCTGCTGGACCATCACCTCTACGTGCTGCCGGAACCGGAACAACGTCGGGAACTGGTGGCCGCCAGCGGCGACGAAATCCAACGGCTCCGCTTTCTCGGCAGCACCGATGAACTGATCTTTGAGGCCCGCAGCCTGGTGGAGACCCGGTCGGCACCACCGCTGCAAAGCTGCTTCAACGGACTCGAACCTCCACTGCCCTACCCGCAGGGGCAACTCAACGGCGATCTGCAGGGCGCCCTAAAGGGTTGGTTGCCGAATGGCCAGCACGAACCCGCAGCCATCGACCTCACCCAGGAAGCGCTGATGGGCAGCAACCAACAGACCCTGGCCTTTCTGAAGCAACTCATTGAACTGATTCAAGAGAGGGTGAAATACACCCAACGCCATATGGGGCCGGCCTGGCCAGCGGGCCGAACCCTGCGCGAGCGGATCGGCTCTTGCCGAGATCTGGCCATGCTGATGGTGGCCTGCTGCCGCGTAGTGGGTCTTCCGGCCCGATTCGTGAGCGGCTATCAACTGCAGCAACCTCCCCCGGAGGAGTACGACCTCCATGCCTGGGCGGAGGTCTACCTGCCGGGAGCGGGCTGGCGAGGCTTTGACCCCAGTGCCGGCACGGAGGTCAACGATCGCTATGTGGTGCTGGCCACCTCCTCCAAGCCGGAACTCACCGCGGCCGTAAGCGGCAGCTTCAGCGGTCCCCCCGGAACAAGCAGTGAGCTGAACTGGCAGATTCAGATCAACGAAGAAGCCTCCGAACCGGAGAACTCACAACGCAAGCTGGTTCAGGCTGCCTGA
- a CDS encoding circularly permuted type 2 ATP-grasp protein, whose translation MFTDYKPTVGFDEYFCSETARPRDDLATLLASLGQMGLPELNRSHASASQLLRRLGATFRLNDSGLKGSERILPFDPLPRLIGRSDWINLERGLLQRLEAIDCFLADIYGPQQILKDGVIPREDVESSSGWRPQMQGISLPLNRWCHISGLDLIRDGNGTWRVLEDNLRCPSGVAYFLENRRVMKRLFPGLFEGRAVQPIDAYPSHLLRTLQDLAPWSESPRVAILTPGVFNSAYFEHSYLAQQMGIALVEGRDLVCDNGRVWMRSTNGLKPVDVIYRRIDDDFLDPTVFRQDSMLGVPGLIDVLRQGRVAIANAPGTGVADDKLIYAHVPAMIRYYLDEEPIIENVPTYLCARPDDQRYVLDHLEQLVVKSVAEAGGYGMLIGPQASRSELADFDTKIRANPRNFIAQPTLQLSTVPSLSDGELYPCHVDLRPYVLRGSNSWVSPGGLTRVALKRGSLVVNSSQGGGCKDTWIVDDQRMSAPQPKEAVPC comes from the coding sequence ATGTTCACCGACTACAAACCCACGGTCGGGTTCGACGAATATTTCTGCAGTGAAACGGCGAGGCCTCGCGACGATCTGGCAACGCTGCTTGCATCGCTGGGGCAGATGGGATTGCCCGAGCTCAACCGCAGTCATGCCTCCGCCAGCCAGCTGCTGCGTCGCCTCGGTGCCACGTTCCGCCTGAACGATTCCGGCCTGAAGGGCAGTGAACGGATTCTTCCTTTCGATCCCTTGCCCCGACTGATCGGCCGCAGCGACTGGATCAACCTGGAGCGGGGACTACTGCAACGCCTGGAAGCCATCGACTGCTTCCTCGCCGACATCTATGGCCCCCAGCAGATCCTCAAGGACGGTGTGATCCCGCGGGAAGACGTGGAAAGTTCCTCCGGCTGGCGACCTCAGATGCAGGGCATCAGCCTGCCCCTCAACCGCTGGTGCCACATCTCCGGACTCGACCTGATCCGCGACGGCAATGGCACCTGGCGTGTCCTGGAAGACAACCTGCGCTGCCCGTCAGGGGTGGCCTACTTCCTCGAGAATCGTCGGGTGATGAAACGGTTGTTCCCTGGCCTGTTCGAGGGCCGTGCCGTTCAACCGATCGACGCCTATCCCTCCCATCTGCTGCGCACCCTTCAGGACCTGGCGCCCTGGAGTGAAAGCCCTCGCGTGGCAATCCTGACGCCCGGGGTGTTCAACAGCGCCTATTTCGAACACAGCTATCTGGCCCAGCAGATGGGCATTGCACTGGTTGAGGGACGCGACCTGGTCTGCGACAACGGCCGGGTGTGGATGCGCAGCACCAACGGGCTCAAGCCCGTGGATGTGATCTACCGCCGTATCGACGACGATTTTCTCGATCCCACCGTGTTCCGGCAGGACTCGATGCTGGGGGTGCCGGGCCTGATCGACGTGCTTAGGCAAGGACGGGTTGCCATCGCCAATGCCCCCGGCACCGGCGTCGCCGACGACAAGCTGATCTACGCCCATGTGCCGGCAATGATCCGCTACTACCTCGATGAGGAGCCGATCATCGAGAACGTTCCCACCTATCTCTGTGCCCGGCCCGACGATCAGCGCTATGTGCTCGACCACCTCGAACAACTGGTGGTGAAATCGGTGGCGGAAGCCGGGGGCTACGGAATGCTGATCGGCCCCCAGGCCAGCCGATCGGAACTGGCTGACTTCGACACCAAAATCCGTGCGAATCCCCGCAACTTCATCGCGCAGCCCACACTGCAGCTCTCCACCGTGCCATCCCTCAGTGACGGTGAGCTGTATCCCTGCCACGTGGATCTGCGCCCCTATGTGCTGCGCGGCTCAAACAGCTGGGTGAGCCCTGGTGGGCTGACGCGCGTGGCCCTCAAGCGGGGCTCACTGGTGGTGAATTCGTCCCAGGGGGGCGGCTGTAAGGACACCTGGATCGTCGACGACCAACGGATGTCGGCACCGCAGCCAAAGGAGGCTGTGCCGTGTTGA
- a CDS encoding alpha-E domain-containing protein has translation MLSRVADSLYWINRYLERAENVSRFLEVSEAMALDSPPGSAEPWLPLVEVTGDRNRFDAAYPDATPKQVVRFLLLDRSNPNSIVSCIAMARENARQIRDVITTEMWEQINDLHWSLQDDEDIWREPVQEQLQIIRRGCQLVYGITDTTLSRDLSWLFSQLGRLIERADKTSRILDVKYFLLLPSTEEVGGVLDELQWITLLRTAGAYQMYRQSVQQAISPASVARFLLLDPFFPRSVRYCLQGISDTLQQIQQHPSQDTPDDLDCLRGQLLARWSYVRIDNLIESGLHEAIDRLQQDLNQLHNLLQTRYFTSADLRSTPTDPACALSSFTA, from the coding sequence GTGTTGAGTCGCGTTGCCGATTCGCTCTACTGGATCAACCGCTATCTGGAACGCGCCGAAAACGTCTCACGTTTTCTGGAAGTGAGTGAAGCGATGGCGCTGGACAGTCCTCCAGGGAGCGCAGAACCATGGTTGCCGTTGGTGGAGGTGACAGGAGATCGGAACCGCTTCGACGCGGCCTATCCCGATGCCACTCCCAAACAAGTGGTGCGCTTCCTACTGCTGGACCGCAGCAATCCCAACAGCATCGTGAGCTGCATTGCGATGGCTCGGGAAAATGCAAGGCAGATCAGGGATGTGATCACCACGGAAATGTGGGAGCAGATCAATGATCTGCACTGGAGCTTGCAAGACGACGAAGACATCTGGCGGGAACCCGTGCAGGAGCAACTGCAGATCATCCGCCGCGGCTGCCAGCTTGTGTACGGGATCACCGACACCACACTGAGCCGCGATCTGAGCTGGCTATTCAGCCAGCTGGGACGTCTGATCGAACGCGCTGACAAAACATCCCGCATCCTCGACGTCAAATACTTCCTGCTGCTGCCGTCCACCGAGGAGGTCGGCGGGGTGCTGGATGAACTGCAGTGGATCACCCTGCTGCGCACGGCGGGCGCGTATCAGATGTACCGCCAAAGCGTCCAACAAGCGATCAGCCCCGCATCGGTGGCCCGCTTTTTGCTGCTGGATCCATTCTTTCCTCGGTCGGTGCGCTACTGCCTCCAGGGCATCAGCGACACCTTGCAACAGATCCAACAGCACCCGAGCCAAGACACGCCAGACGATCTCGACTGCTTACGCGGACAGCTCCTGGCCCGCTGGAGCTACGTAAGGATCGACAACCTGATCGAATCCGGTCTGCATGAAGCGATTGACCGGCTTCAACAGGACCTCAACCAACTCCACAACCTGCTCCAGACCCGCTACTTCACCAGCGCTGACCTCCGTTCCACCCCCACCGATCCCGCATGCGCGCTCTCATCGTTCACCGCCTGA
- a CDS encoding redox protein → MFELLAYERFRDTPSVRFFDVTVDTSNARDLVIHSGPAVSPPNDPESGAWQFYLHPHQEDNLLAASGGRTFFLVNLAWDQPFHIVRLESGGDILRIPPGTFHRSISDPNGSVVLNQAVRQEGVSLVREFRVYNSAKIPALMAATHISALKPQLHGVEPLLQAA, encoded by the coding sequence ATGTTTGAACTGCTGGCCTACGAGCGCTTCCGCGACACTCCGTCGGTTCGTTTTTTCGACGTCACCGTGGACACCTCGAATGCACGCGACCTGGTGATTCACAGCGGGCCGGCCGTGTCCCCACCCAACGACCCTGAGAGCGGAGCATGGCAGTTCTATCTGCATCCCCATCAGGAAGACAACCTGCTTGCGGCCAGTGGCGGCAGAACCTTCTTCTTGGTGAACCTGGCCTGGGACCAGCCCTTTCACATCGTTCGGCTGGAGAGTGGTGGTGACATCCTCCGCATCCCCCCCGGCACCTTCCACCGCTCGATTTCCGATCCCAATGGCTCTGTCGTTCTGAACCAGGCGGTTCGTCAGGAAGGCGTCTCTCTTGTGCGGGAATTTCGCGTCTACAACAGCGCCAAGATCCCGGCCTTGATGGCGGCAACCCATATTTCTGCTCTGAAGCCCCAGTTGCACGGGGTGGAACCTCTGCTTCAGGCAGCCTGA